The following coding sequences lie in one Bartonella sp. DGB1 genomic window:
- the surE gene encoding 5'/3'-nucleotidase SurE — MRILITNDDNIHANGLKILKSIAEKIGHEVWVVAPECDQSGIGHAISMSNPLRLRQLDKYQFALTGTPVDCILVALKHLMPHKPDLILSGINDGANIGHAMAYSGTYAAAREGMVNGILSLAISQASYYNSEKRTLFTSYEVAEYFLEKIINRLLEANLVENMLFNLNFPACKISEVTGVKVGSPSKNLGYEINVTESKDPLLRPVLWLQPMPAKVIAEQDTDVSILSENKISITPFSFYGFAEKSLNNLQKLFA; from the coding sequence ATGCGTATTTTAATAACCAATGATGATAATATACATGCTAATGGTTTAAAGATATTAAAATCTATCGCGGAAAAAATAGGTCATGAAGTATGGGTAGTAGCACCAGAATGTGATCAAAGTGGAATCGGACATGCTATCAGTATGTCTAATCCATTGAGATTACGACAATTAGATAAATATCAATTTGCTCTCACGGGGACACCGGTAGATTGTATTTTAGTTGCTCTTAAACATTTAATGCCACACAAACCTGATCTTATTTTATCAGGAATAAATGATGGTGCAAATATTGGTCATGCTATGGCTTATTCAGGCACATATGCAGCTGCTAGAGAAGGAATGGTGAATGGAATATTGTCTTTAGCAATATCGCAAGCTTCTTATTATAATTCTGAGAAACGTACTCTATTTACTTCTTATGAAGTAGCAGAATATTTTTTAGAAAAGATAATTAATAGACTGTTAGAGGCTAATTTAGTTGAAAATATGTTATTTAATTTGAATTTTCCAGCTTGTAAAATAAGTGAGGTAACTGGTGTAAAGGTTGGTAGTCCTTCAAAAAATCTAGGCTATGAAATAAATGTAACAGAGAGTAAAGATCCTTTATTGCGTCCGGTGCTATGGTTACAGCCTATGCCCGCTAAAGTTATTGCAGAGCAAGATACAGATGTTAGTATATTATCCGAAAATAAAATATCTATTACACCTTTTTCTTTTTACGGATTTGCAGAAAAGTCTTTAAATAATTTGCAAAAACTATTTGCTTAA
- the ndk gene encoding nucleoside-diphosphate kinase — MAIERTFSMIKPDATRRNLIGAITKQLEESDLTVIASKRVWISEKQAAEFYAVHSERPFFQELIDSMTAGPTIVQVLEGENAIAKTREVIGATNPAEAAEGTIRKKFALSVGENSVHASDSPETAKIEIAYWFAGVELLR; from the coding sequence ATGGCAATTGAGCGTACTTTTTCTATGATAAAACCAGATGCTACCCGTCGTAACTTGATAGGTGCTATAACAAAGCAATTAGAAGAATCAGATTTAACTGTAATAGCTTCAAAACGTGTCTGGATAAGTGAAAAACAAGCAGCTGAATTTTATGCTGTTCATTCTGAAAGACCATTCTTTCAAGAATTAATTGATAGTATGACAGCAGGCCCTACTATTGTACAAGTTCTTGAAGGTGAAAATGCTATTGCTAAGACGAGAGAAGTAATAGGCGCTACTAATCCAGCGGAAGCAGCAGAAGGAACTATCCGTAAAAAATTCGCTTTGTCTGTAGGTGAGAATTCTGTGCATGCTTCTGATTCTCCAGAAACTGCAAAAATAGAAATTGCTTATTGGTTTGCAGGCGTAGAATTACTTAGATAA
- a CDS encoding F0F1 ATP synthase subunit C, giving the protein MEAEAAKYIGAGLACLGMAGTALGLGNIFGSYLSGALRNPSAADSQFGRLVFGFAVTEALGIFSLLIALLLLFAV; this is encoded by the coding sequence ATGGAAGCTGAAGCAGCAAAATATATAGGTGCAGGTTTAGCCTGTTTAGGTATGGCTGGGACCGCTTTAGGTTTAGGCAATATATTTGGTAGTTATTTATCAGGTGCTTTACGTAATCCATCTGCCGCTGACAGTCAATTTGGTCGTTTGGTTTTTGGTTTTGCTGTTACTGAAGCATTGGGTATTTTCTCATTGCTTATTGCTTTATTACTTTTATTTGCAGTTTAA
- the yajC gene encoding preprotein translocase subunit YajC, protein MFISYANATVDAGAGQSSILFTLLPFVPIIAIMYFLIVRPQRIQMKKRQEQLAAIRRGDTVVTGGGVVGKVTKVIDESNELEVEIAEGVRVRVTRYSVADVRVKGDVITDVETTNKEVKKPASKKTRKKTEE, encoded by the coding sequence ATGTTTATATCATATGCTAATGCTACAGTTGATGCAGGGGCTGGACAAAGTTCTATTTTATTCACTCTGTTACCTTTTGTGCCAATAATTGCAATAATGTATTTTTTAATTGTGCGTCCACAACGTATTCAAATGAAAAAAAGACAAGAACAATTAGCAGCTATTCGTCGTGGTGATACTGTAGTCACTGGTGGTGGAGTCGTTGGCAAAGTTACGAAAGTTATAGATGAATCTAATGAGCTAGAGGTGGAAATAGCAGAAGGTGTACGTGTACGTGTAACTCGTTATTCTGTTGCTGATGTTCGCGTAAAAGGTGATGTTATAACTGATGTAGAAACAACTAATAAAGAAGTTAAAAAACCTGCTAGCAAAAAAACTCGTAAAAAAACTGAAGAATAA
- a CDS encoding twin-arginine translocase TatA/TatE family subunit produces MQGLSFSQLLIILLVFLLLFGGRRITSLMTDLAKGIKVFRQTMEEKPAELNDEPDNKK; encoded by the coding sequence ATGCAAGGTTTAAGTTTTTCGCAACTATTAATTATATTATTAGTATTTTTATTGCTATTTGGAGGACGTCGTATAACTAGTCTGATGACAGATTTAGCAAAAGGAATTAAAGTTTTTAGGCAAACTATGGAAGAAAAACCAGCCGAATTGAATGATGAACCTGACAATAAGAAATAA
- a CDS encoding rRNA adenine N-6-methyltransferase family protein: protein MRKDTPCYISKYEEFARIILQLRSLGVQNKEIFSALEIYPRQSFIPIKYDSIYHNGIIPIECGQYMENFDEQMIAIDKLDIQNNHNVLEIGTGSGFTAAIISQLAKQVVTIDRYKTLVELAKKKFEKFLIKNIFIKQADALKILPDPLFDRIIVWGAFPHFPAYLKKNLLNTGKMIFALGNEYNVQKLKLYNNSSAIEDGETIMNVRYQFLTSGCARIL, encoded by the coding sequence ATGAGAAAAGATACACCTTGTTATATTAGTAAATATGAAGAATTTGCTAGGATTATTTTACAATTAAGAAGTTTAGGTGTTCAAAATAAGGAAATTTTTTCAGCATTAGAGATCTATCCAAGGCAAAGTTTTATACCAATAAAATATGATAGTATTTATCATAATGGTATTATTCCAATTGAATGCGGTCAATATATGGAAAATTTTGATGAGCAAATGATAGCCATCGATAAATTAGATATACAGAATAATCATAATGTTTTAGAAATAGGAACAGGTTCTGGATTTACAGCAGCTATAATATCACAATTAGCTAAACAAGTGGTAACTATAGACAGATATAAAACTTTAGTAGAGCTAGCAAAAAAAAAATTTGAAAAGTTTCTGATCAAGAATATTTTTATAAAACAAGCAGATGCATTAAAGATTTTACCTGATCCATTATTTGATCGCATTATAGTTTGGGGAGCATTTCCGCATTTTCCTGCATATTTAAAAAAGAATTTATTAAATACTGGTAAAATGATATTTGCTTTAGGTAATGAATATAACGTGCAAAAATTAAAATTATATAATAATAGTAGTGCAATTGAAGATGGCGAAACTATAATGAATGTTAGATATCAATTTTTAACTAGCGGTTGTGCTAGGATACTATAA
- a CDS encoding F0F1 ATP synthase subunit A, translated as MAQDPVHQFEVYKLASLKVGGVDLSFTNVSAYMFLTVILTSGLIYLFSRSGRLIPTRWQSLAEIPYEFVENLLRESVGSRGRVFLPLIFSLFMFILIANLLGMFPYFYTITSQIIVTFALAMLVILTVVIYGITKHGWRFLRLFVPRGVPIAILPLISCIEVVSFLSRPISLSVRLFANMLAGHITLKVFAGFIVSLSALGFWGIGGAILPLIMTVAITALEVLVAFLQAYVFTVLACMYLNDAVHPEH; from the coding sequence GTGGCACAAGATCCAGTACATCAGTTTGAAGTTTATAAGTTAGCTTCGTTAAAAGTAGGTGGTGTGGACTTATCTTTTACTAATGTTTCGGCTTATATGTTTTTAACTGTAATATTGACTAGCGGTCTGATTTATTTATTTTCTCGTTCAGGTCGCTTAATTCCTACAAGGTGGCAATCTTTAGCTGAAATACCTTACGAATTTGTAGAGAATTTACTAAGGGAATCGGTAGGTTCTCGTGGTAGGGTTTTTTTACCTTTAATTTTTTCTTTATTTATGTTTATATTGATAGCTAATCTTTTAGGTATGTTCCCGTATTTTTATACAATAACAAGTCAGATTATAGTTACTTTTGCTTTAGCTATGTTAGTTATATTGACAGTTGTTATATATGGTATTACCAAACATGGCTGGCGGTTCTTACGTTTATTTGTGCCGCGTGGGGTGCCAATAGCTATATTACCGTTAATTAGTTGTATTGAGGTGGTTTCATTTTTGTCACGTCCGATAAGTTTATCAGTTCGTTTATTTGCAAATATGTTAGCTGGTCATATAACTTTAAAGGTCTTTGCTGGTTTTATTGTCTCTTTATCCGCATTGGGTTTTTGGGGAATTGGAGGTGCAATTCTTCCTCTGATAATGACAGTAGCTATTACCGCATTAGAGGTTTTAGTTGCTTTCTTGCAAGCGTATGTATTTACCGTATTAGCTTGTATGTATCTAAATGATGCAGTTCATCCAGAACATTAA
- the uvrC gene encoding excinuclease ABC subunit UvrC, protein MNESDNKNNSDEIAGFPYNQYNEAENLFNQKYLSKIKWEQVENSFEKSHKHKNLTGYQIIAECVKHLPLAAGVYRMLNKKSEVLYVGKARQLKKRVQNYTSPVRNTKRINNMISETYHMEFIITNTETEALLLEANLIKQLQPKYNFLLRDDKSFPYIFINNIHNYPGIFKHRGSKSKNGKYYGPFASVSAVNQTILMLQKAFLLRTCNDAIFKTRKRPCLLYQIKRCSAPCDDKISDENYNKLVQEATAVLAGKSQKIQEDLSKAMLIAAENKQYETAALYRDRLAALSHIQSHQKINIKNLHDTDVIVLAEKSGHICIQIFFFRLEQNWGNRSYFPKADQEIPSKYILTDFITQFYSDKYIPKEILISDLPHENDLIEQALTLQKGKKVTINCPIRGSKQDIVEQCKKNAEEALNRKLSQDIIQHELLNSFAKIFNIKQEIKRIEIYDNSHFSGSHPVGVMVVAGKEGFIKNQYRKYNIKSTDMKPGDDLAMMKEVLSRRIKSLLNNKNDEIPDVLLIDGGKTQLNAVLSVLEEFKIKQQLTVIAIAKGKHRNAGREKFFMESKEPFTLPHNDPTLFFIQRLRDEAHRFAIETQKNKRKIFALQNPLDEIKGIGAKRKKALLEHFGTTKAIAKAAIEDLQKVNFISKTTAKLIHDWFQKK, encoded by the coding sequence ATGAATGAATCTGATAATAAAAATAACTCTGATGAAATTGCTGGATTTCCTTACAATCAGTATAATGAGGCAGAAAATCTCTTTAACCAAAAATACTTAAGCAAAATAAAATGGGAACAAGTAGAAAATAGCTTTGAAAAAAGCCATAAGCATAAAAATTTAACTGGATATCAAATTATTGCTGAATGCGTTAAACATTTACCTTTAGCTGCTGGTGTTTATCGTATGCTTAATAAAAAATCTGAAGTATTATACGTAGGTAAAGCTCGACAACTAAAAAAAAGAGTGCAAAATTATACTTCTCCAGTAAGAAACACAAAACGCATAAATAATATGATATCTGAAACTTATCATATGGAATTTATTATTACCAATACTGAAACGGAAGCATTATTACTAGAAGCTAATTTAATTAAACAGTTACAACCTAAATATAATTTTTTATTAAGAGATGATAAATCATTTCCATATATATTTATTAATAATATTCATAACTACCCCGGCATTTTCAAACACAGAGGTAGCAAATCTAAAAATGGTAAATATTATGGGCCTTTTGCTTCCGTTAGCGCTGTAAACCAAACTATATTAATGTTGCAGAAAGCCTTTTTATTAAGGACTTGTAATGACGCGATTTTCAAAACCCGTAAGCGTCCATGTTTATTATATCAAATCAAAAGATGTTCAGCACCTTGTGATGACAAGATATCAGATGAAAATTATAATAAGCTAGTGCAAGAAGCTACTGCCGTATTAGCTGGAAAAAGCCAAAAAATTCAAGAAGATTTATCAAAAGCTATGCTAATAGCAGCAGAAAATAAACAATATGAAACAGCAGCCTTATATAGAGATAGATTAGCAGCTCTATCTCATATTCAATCGCATCAGAAAATAAATATCAAAAATCTACATGACACTGATGTAATAGTATTAGCAGAAAAATCAGGACATATTTGCATACAAATATTCTTTTTTAGACTAGAACAAAATTGGGGCAATAGAAGTTATTTTCCTAAAGCAGATCAAGAAATACCATCTAAATATATATTAACAGACTTTATCACGCAATTTTATAGTGATAAATATATCCCTAAAGAAATTTTAATATCTGATCTTCCACATGAGAATGATCTTATTGAGCAAGCTTTAACACTTCAAAAAGGTAAAAAAGTTACTATCAATTGTCCAATAAGGGGCAGTAAACAAGATATAGTTGAACAATGTAAAAAAAATGCAGAAGAGGCGTTAAATAGAAAATTATCACAAGATATAATTCAACACGAGCTACTTAATTCTTTTGCAAAAATATTTAATATCAAACAAGAAATTAAAAGGATAGAAATTTACGATAATTCACATTTTTCTGGTAGTCATCCAGTAGGAGTGATGGTCGTAGCTGGTAAAGAAGGTTTTATTAAAAATCAATATAGAAAATATAATATAAAATCAACTGATATGAAACCTGGTGATGACCTAGCTATGATGAAAGAAGTCTTATCACGCAGAATAAAATCTTTATTAAATAATAAAAATGATGAAATACCTGATGTACTGCTAATAGATGGCGGAAAAACCCAATTAAATGCAGTATTATCAGTATTAGAAGAATTTAAAATCAAACAACAATTAACTGTTATAGCTATAGCTAAAGGAAAACATAGGAATGCTGGCAGAGAAAAATTTTTCATGGAAAGTAAAGAGCCTTTTACCCTACCGCATAATGATCCTACTTTGTTTTTTATTCAGAGACTAAGAGACGAAGCGCATAGATTTGCTATAGAAACTCAAAAAAATAAAAGGAAAATATTTGCCCTTCAAAACCCCTTAGATGAAATAAAAGGAATAGGTGCAAAAAGAAAAAAAGCTCTATTAGAACATTTTGGTACGACTAAAGCTATAGCTAAAGCCGCAATAGAAGATCTTCAGAAAGTCAATTTTATATCCAAAACTACGGCTAAATTAATTCATGATTGGTTTCAAAAAAAATAA
- the tatC gene encoding twin-arginine translocase subunit TatC: MFNFSMAKIILITALILFLVRSDDLPVIMRSLARFIQYVRFYRLKINNYFNNFVNDIEIQTMNHLAKENGITINNEEANHNLCLENNPTSFNNSWQNYNKYLTEIKYRLIYFIVTFVLIFCLCFFYANNLINILLFPFETAYLTYSQTSLNVAARLIYLAPFEYLINQLNVSFAVALVISLPFFIWHVANFLSPALYVNEKFFCLVFAVASIILFIVGGLIVYFILMPAVIFLALNMQQLDGSTVNIEYLANVSSYIDLLLRMIVVFGLIFQLPIILLLLIVKGILTVNSLVKLRKYVILVIFIVAAIVTPPDLISQITLALPAILLYEITILIAKRFKK; the protein is encoded by the coding sequence ATGTTTAATTTTTCTATGGCAAAAATAATATTAATTACGGCATTAATATTATTTTTAGTTAGATCAGATGACTTACCTGTTATTATGCGATCTTTAGCACGTTTTATTCAATATGTGCGTTTTTATCGTTTGAAGATTAATAATTATTTCAATAACTTTGTAAATGATATTGAAATACAAACGATGAATCATCTGGCAAAAGAAAATGGAATAACTATAAATAACGAAGAAGCTAATCATAACTTATGTTTAGAAAATAATCCAACTTCTTTTAATAATTCATGGCAAAATTATAATAAATATCTAACAGAGATAAAATATCGGTTAATCTATTTTATCGTAACTTTTGTGTTAATTTTTTGCCTCTGTTTTTTTTATGCTAATAATCTTATTAATATTTTACTTTTTCCTTTTGAAACAGCTTATCTTACTTATAGTCAAACTTCTCTCAATGTAGCAGCGAGGTTAATATATCTTGCTCCATTTGAATATTTAATAAATCAGTTAAATGTATCTTTTGCCGTTGCTTTGGTTATTTCTTTACCTTTTTTTATCTGGCATGTAGCTAATTTTTTATCTCCTGCTTTATATGTTAATGAAAAATTTTTTTGTTTAGTTTTTGCGGTGGCTTCGATAATTTTATTTATTGTTGGAGGCTTAATCGTATATTTCATCTTAATGCCAGCGGTGATATTTTTAGCATTAAATATGCAACAATTAGATGGAAGCACGGTAAATATTGAGTATTTAGCGAATGTTTCGAGCTATATAGATTTATTGTTACGGATGATAGTGGTTTTTGGTTTAATTTTTCAATTACCTATCATCTTGCTATTATTAATAGTTAAAGGTATACTTACAGTTAATTCTTTAGTAAAATTACGTAAGTATGTAATTCTAGTAATTTTTATTGTTGCTGCTATTGTGACACCACCTGATTTAATTAGCCAAATAACATTAGCACTGCCAGCTATATTACTTTATGAAATTACTATTTTAATTGCTAAAAGATTTAAAAAATAA
- a CDS encoding ATP-binding protein — protein sequence MTKLDFFQSELLNRLDKIITSIENISSPHVRDPSEILKLSDNFIWDAQTISLIPINNKKYLQLDLLKTIDSAKELLYQNTLQFAQGYNANNCLLWGARGMGKSSLVKAVHTEITKIHKIKLIEIYKNDLNSLSLLLRLLADQPYRFILFCDDLSFDSQDQNYKFLKSILEGGLIQSPENLIVYATSNRKHLLAREIIENQQANAINNTEVLDEKISLADRFGLWIGFHKISQTEYLQIIDHYVEYFKLPIPDNYNLHQEALMWSITRASRSGRTAWQFIQNLAGLIKYKLP from the coding sequence ATGACAAAATTAGACTTTTTTCAATCTGAGCTACTTAACCGCCTAGATAAAATAATAACATCTATTGAAAATATTTCCTCGCCTCATGTCAGAGATCCTAGCGAAATTTTAAAATTATCAGATAATTTTATTTGGGATGCTCAAACAATTTCGTTAATACCAATAAATAACAAAAAATATCTACAATTAGATCTGCTAAAAACAATTGATAGTGCTAAAGAATTATTATACCAAAATACCCTACAATTTGCACAAGGATATAATGCGAATAATTGTCTATTATGGGGTGCAAGAGGAATGGGTAAATCTTCTTTAGTAAAAGCGGTACATACAGAAATAACAAAAATACATAAAATAAAATTAATAGAAATTTATAAAAATGATCTAAATTCCTTATCTTTATTACTCAGATTGTTAGCAGATCAACCTTATAGATTTATTCTTTTTTGCGATGATTTATCTTTTGACTCACAAGATCAAAATTATAAATTTTTAAAATCCATCTTAGAAGGTGGACTCATCCAAAGCCCTGAAAATTTAATTGTTTATGCAACTTCTAATCGAAAACATTTACTTGCTAGAGAAATAATTGAAAATCAACAAGCAAATGCTATAAATAATACTGAAGTATTAGATGAAAAAATTTCTCTAGCTGATCGTTTTGGCCTATGGATAGGGTTTCACAAAATCAGTCAAACAGAATATTTGCAAATTATCGACCATTATGTAGAATATTTTAAATTACCAATCCCTGATAATTATAATTTACACCAAGAAGCACTTATGTGGTCAATAACTAGAGCTAGCAGATCAGGTAGAACAGCTTGGCAATTTATTCAAAATTTAGCTGGCTTAATAAAATATAAATTACCCTAG
- a CDS encoding 23S rRNA (adenine(2030)-N(6))-methyltransferase RlmJ: protein MNYRHIYHAGNFADIFKHIILTRIIIYLQRKATAFRILDTHSGPALYNLTSELSQKTQEWKQGIGMFLPNLPALTDQEMELLTPWLDVIKSVNEEEKLQFYPGSPLISRKLMRPQDRLSAIELHPEDFKKLKKLFANDYQTKTILLDGWLALKGHLPPKEKRGLILIDPPFEQKNEFDVIIDGLKQALRKFRHGVYAIWYPIKNYKMVNEFTKMLKSLELPETLKLEICNITPSSTPKLDGCGMIVINPPYNLADDIKKLTPLLENLLSQTVTKKISITYLKNTY from the coding sequence ATGAATTATCGCCATATTTATCATGCAGGAAATTTTGCTGATATATTTAAACATATCATTCTGACCCGCATTATTATTTATCTACAACGTAAAGCAACCGCTTTTCGTATTTTAGATACACATTCAGGCCCTGCGTTATATAATTTAACCAGTGAATTATCGCAAAAAACACAAGAATGGAAACAAGGTATTGGTATGTTTCTCCCTAATTTACCTGCACTAACTGATCAGGAAATGGAGCTATTAACTCCATGGTTAGATGTTATTAAATCAGTTAATGAAGAGGAGAAATTACAATTTTATCCTGGATCTCCACTAATCAGTAGAAAATTAATGCGCCCTCAAGATAGATTATCCGCCATTGAACTACATCCTGAAGACTTTAAAAAATTAAAAAAACTTTTTGCTAATGATTATCAAACTAAAACTATTCTTTTAGATGGATGGCTTGCTTTAAAAGGTCATTTACCACCTAAAGAAAAAAGAGGGCTTATTTTGATTGATCCACCCTTTGAACAAAAGAATGAATTTGACGTTATCATTGATGGACTTAAACAAGCTTTAAGGAAATTCCGTCATGGTGTATATGCAATTTGGTATCCTATTAAAAATTACAAAATGGTTAATGAATTTACAAAAATGCTAAAGAGTTTAGAATTACCTGAAACCCTGAAATTGGAAATCTGTAATATTACACCTTCCTCTACCCCCAAATTAGATGGATGTGGTATGATAGTTATTAATCCTCCTTATAATTTAGCTGATGATATCAAAAAATTAACCCCATTATTAGAAAATTTATTATCTCAAACTGTAACCAAAAAAATATCTATAACTTATCTAAAAAATACTTATTAA
- the serS gene encoding serine--tRNA ligase has product MLDIKWIRDNIELFENALKARGVPLVTQELLNVDNEFRQILSKLQILQEQRNEKSRQIAAMLAQKAINEADQLKKEVSLLKDELSMLQAQRKEVEEERNKYLTSLPNIPLADVPIGVDETDNLEILCHGKIRNLDFEPKQHYELGENLGMMHFEKAAQIAGARFVVLSDELALLERALGQFMLDVHVKEHGYREVVVPTLVRSEAMYGTGQLPKFAEDLFKTTDDRWLISTSEISLTNLVREEILKQEQLPLRFTALSQCFRSEAGAAGRDTRGMLRQHQFSKVELVSITDADSSIEELERMTLCAEEILKRLEIPYRKMLLCTGDMGASARKTYDLEAWLPGQNSYREISSCSVCGDFQARRMDAKYRHSDNKEISFVHSLNGSGLAIGRTLIAVMENYQQRDGSIIVPEVLQPYMNNLTVIKKAKGLYR; this is encoded by the coding sequence ATGTTAGATATAAAATGGATAAGAGATAACATTGAGTTATTTGAAAATGCTTTAAAAGCAAGGGGAGTGCCTCTTGTAACTCAAGAATTGTTAAATGTGGACAATGAATTTAGACAAATTTTGTCTAAATTACAAATTTTACAAGAACAGCGTAATGAAAAATCTCGACAAATAGCTGCGATGTTAGCACAAAAGGCGATTAACGAAGCTGATCAATTAAAAAAAGAAGTATCTTTATTAAAAGATGAATTATCTATGTTGCAAGCTCAGCGAAAAGAAGTAGAAGAAGAGCGTAATAAATATTTAACATCTTTGCCTAATATTCCGTTAGCTGATGTTCCTATAGGGGTGGATGAAACAGATAATCTTGAAATATTATGTCATGGAAAAATTAGAAATCTAGATTTTGAACCTAAACAACATTATGAATTAGGGGAAAATCTAGGCATGATGCATTTTGAAAAAGCCGCTCAAATAGCTGGAGCGCGTTTTGTGGTTTTATCAGATGAATTAGCGTTATTAGAGCGTGCTTTAGGTCAGTTTATGTTAGATGTTCATGTTAAAGAGCATGGTTACCGTGAGGTAGTAGTTCCTACATTAGTTAGGTCAGAGGCTATGTATGGTACTGGTCAGTTACCTAAATTTGCAGAGGATCTTTTTAAAACGACCGATGATCGTTGGCTAATTTCTACTAGTGAAATATCTTTAACTAATTTAGTTAGAGAAGAAATATTAAAACAAGAGCAATTGCCACTACGTTTTACTGCATTGAGCCAATGTTTTAGATCAGAGGCCGGTGCTGCGGGGCGTGATACAAGAGGTATGTTAAGACAACATCAATTTTCTAAAGTAGAATTGGTATCTATAACTGATGCTGATTCATCTATAGAAGAACTTGAACGTATGACATTATGTGCTGAGGAAATATTAAAAAGGCTCGAAATACCATATCGTAAAATGTTATTATGTACTGGAGATATGGGGGCTTCAGCTAGGAAAACTTATGATTTAGAAGCGTGGTTACCGGGTCAAAATAGTTATCGAGAAATTTCTAGTTGTTCAGTTTGTGGTGATTTTCAAGCTAGAAGAATGGATGCTAAATATCGTCATTCTGATAATAAAGAAATATCTTTTGTGCATAGTTTAAATGGTTCTGGTCTTGCTATAGGGAGGACTTTAATAGCGGTAATGGAAAATTATCAACAACGAGACGGTAGTATTATTGTACCAGAAGTTTTACAACCCTATATGAATAATCTTACTGTGATCAAAAAAGCTAAGGGCTTATATAGATAG
- the pgsA gene encoding CDP-diacylglycerol--glycerol-3-phosphate 3-phosphatidyltransferase gives MAKNTYSLPNILTYLRIVIVPLFVACYFLEGKLQTTDTARLLSLIIFAFACVTDFLDGYLARIWKQTSNIGRIFDPIADKLIIVSALLLLAANGTIAGWSLWAAIIILCREILVSGLREYLSDIHINIPVSNLAKYKTTIQMIAIGCLLIGPTGDSLLNLDVIFNEKNIFLTIGLTLLWVAALFTLITGWSYLKQSLSSINEE, from the coding sequence ATGGCAAAAAATACCTACTCATTACCAAATATTCTAACTTACCTACGAATAGTGATAGTTCCTTTATTTGTAGCATGTTATTTTTTAGAAGGCAAGTTGCAAACTACTGACACAGCAAGACTGCTAAGTTTGATTATTTTTGCTTTCGCTTGTGTAACTGATTTCTTAGATGGTTATTTAGCACGTATTTGGAAACAAACCTCTAACATTGGTCGTATTTTTGATCCTATAGCTGACAAATTAATAATTGTCAGCGCACTGTTATTATTAGCTGCTAACGGTACTATCGCAGGCTGGAGTTTATGGGCCGCAATAATTATCCTATGCAGAGAAATCCTAGTATCAGGATTAAGAGAATATCTAAGTGATATTCATATAAATATACCAGTATCTAACTTAGCAAAATATAAAACCACTATACAAATGATAGCCATAGGATGCCTATTAATAGGTCCTACTGGTGATAGTTTATTAAATCTAGATGTAATTTTTAATGAAAAAAATATATTTTTAACAATAGGTTTAACATTATTATGGGTAGCTGCTTTATTTACTCTAATAACTGGCTGGAGTTATTTAAAACAAAGTCTAAGCTCGATTAATGAAGAATAA